The following proteins are encoded in a genomic region of Hippocampus zosterae strain Florida chromosome 2, ASM2543408v3, whole genome shotgun sequence:
- the camk1gb gene encoding calcium/calmodulin-dependent protein kinase IGb isoform X1: MHHPCHACVCTRRESHSRPTAATLLTSHPRPAADMGRQEADNLWKKDTQDIQEIFDFMEELGSGAFSEVFMVREKKTGRTFAMKCVKKKQTRDLTLENEIAVLRRIQHENVVGMEDFYESQTHFYLVMQLVSGGELFDRILDRGVYSEMDASRVIQQVLHAVSYLHQNGIVHRDLKPENILYYSPEENSKIMISDFGLSKMADKGVMSTACGTPGYVAPEVLAQKPYSKAVDCWSIGVITYILLCGYPPFYEESETRLFSKIMKAQYEFDSPFWDDISESAKDFIRNMMQKNPLMRYTTEQALRHPWIIGKTARSQDIYSSVSVQIQKNFAKSKWKQAFNATVAIHHMKKLQLAHAAAEQVPKAVQIPDIHLVKASSPVLQRKRLDVHGDLETEGKIASPNRMRLPASHVDLKCHFYPLKTSHSTQHAPTIAETGKNIYHSEPANLNGCGKNRNGKILQTSVCSVM; this comes from the exons ATGCACCATCCCTGTCATGCTTGTGTGTGCACACGGCGGGAAAGTCACAGCAGACCTACAGCAGCAACGCTCTTG ACATCCCACCCGAGGCCCGCTGCAGACATGGGGCGTCAGGAAGCCGACAACTTGTGGAAAAAAGACACGCAAGACATTCAGGAGATTTTTGACTTCATGGAGGAGTTGGGATC AGGGGCCTTCTCCGAGGTCTTCATGGTGAGGGAGAAGAAGACGGGAAGGACGTTCGCAATGAAGtgtgtcaagaagaaacaaaccAGGGACCTAACCTTGGAGAACGAGATCGCCGTGCTCAGGAG AATCCAACATGAGAATGTGGTGGGGATGGAAGATTTCTATGAAAGTCAGACACATTTCTACTTGGTCATGCAGCT CGTGTCCGGCGGCGAGCTCTTTGACCGCATCCTGGACCGAGGCGTGTACTCCGAGATGGACGCCAGTCGCGTGATCCAACAGGTGCTGCATGCCGTCAGCTACTTGCATCAAAATGGCATCGTGCATCGGGACCTCAAG CCGGAGAACATTCTGTACTACAGCCCAGAGGAGAACTCCAAGATCATGATCAGTGACTTTGGCTTGTCCAAGATGGCGGACAAGGGTGTTATGTCCACTGCTTGTGGCACTCCAGGATATGTTG CTCCTGAGGTCTTGGCACAGAAGCCTTACAGCAAGGCAGTGGACTGCTGGTCTATTGGGGTGATCACGTACATATT ACTGTGCGGCTATCCTCCTTTCTACGAAGAGAGCGAGACGCGCCTCTTCTCCAAGATCATGAAGGCGCAGTACGAGTTCGACTCGCCCTTCTGGGATGACATTTCCGAATCGG CCAAAGACTTCATCCGAAACATGATGCAGAAGAATCCCCTCATGCGCTACACCACTGAGCAAGCGCTCAGGCACCCCTG GATAATCGGAAAGACGGCCCGCAGCCAGGACATCTACTCTTCAGTCAGCGTGCAGATCCAAAAGAACTTTGCCAAGTCCAAGTGGAAG CAAGCCTTCAACGCCACCGTGGCCATCCACCACATGAAGAAACTACAGCTGGCGCACGCCGCGGCCGAGCAGGTCCCCAAGGCCGTTCAGATCCCGGACATCCACCTGGTCAAGGCATCCTCCCCGGTCTTGCAGCGCAAGCGTCTCGATGTGCACGGCGACCTGGAGACCGAAGGAAAAATAGCCTCCCCGAACCGCATGAGGCTACCCGCCAGCCACGTGGACCTCAAGTGCCACTTCTACCCACTGAAGACCAGCCACAGCACACAGCACGCGCCCACCATCGCTGAGACGGGAAAGAACATCTACCACTCAGAGCCAGCCAACCTCAACGG ctgtgGCAAAAACAGAAATGGAAAGATCCTTCAGACCAGCGTTTGCTCCGTCATGTGA
- the camk1gb gene encoding calcium/calmodulin-dependent protein kinase IGb isoform X2, giving the protein MVREKKTGRTFAMKCVKKKQTRDLTLENEIAVLRRIQHENVVGMEDFYESQTHFYLVMQLVSGGELFDRILDRGVYSEMDASRVIQQVLHAVSYLHQNGIVHRDLKPENILYYSPEENSKIMISDFGLSKMADKGVMSTACGTPGYVAPEVLAQKPYSKAVDCWSIGVITYILLCGYPPFYEESETRLFSKIMKAQYEFDSPFWDDISESAKDFIRNMMQKNPLMRYTTEQALRHPWIIGKTARSQDIYSSVSVQIQKNFAKSKWKQAFNATVAIHHMKKLQLAHAAAEQVPKAVQIPDIHLVKASSPVLQRKRLDVHGDLETEGKIASPNRMRLPASHVDLKCHFYPLKTSHSTQHAPTIAETGKNIYHSEPANLNGCGKNRNGKILQTSVCSVM; this is encoded by the exons ATGGTGAGGGAGAAGAAGACGGGAAGGACGTTCGCAATGAAGtgtgtcaagaagaaacaaaccAGGGACCTAACCTTGGAGAACGAGATCGCCGTGCTCAGGAG AATCCAACATGAGAATGTGGTGGGGATGGAAGATTTCTATGAAAGTCAGACACATTTCTACTTGGTCATGCAGCT CGTGTCCGGCGGCGAGCTCTTTGACCGCATCCTGGACCGAGGCGTGTACTCCGAGATGGACGCCAGTCGCGTGATCCAACAGGTGCTGCATGCCGTCAGCTACTTGCATCAAAATGGCATCGTGCATCGGGACCTCAAG CCGGAGAACATTCTGTACTACAGCCCAGAGGAGAACTCCAAGATCATGATCAGTGACTTTGGCTTGTCCAAGATGGCGGACAAGGGTGTTATGTCCACTGCTTGTGGCACTCCAGGATATGTTG CTCCTGAGGTCTTGGCACAGAAGCCTTACAGCAAGGCAGTGGACTGCTGGTCTATTGGGGTGATCACGTACATATT ACTGTGCGGCTATCCTCCTTTCTACGAAGAGAGCGAGACGCGCCTCTTCTCCAAGATCATGAAGGCGCAGTACGAGTTCGACTCGCCCTTCTGGGATGACATTTCCGAATCGG CCAAAGACTTCATCCGAAACATGATGCAGAAGAATCCCCTCATGCGCTACACCACTGAGCAAGCGCTCAGGCACCCCTG GATAATCGGAAAGACGGCCCGCAGCCAGGACATCTACTCTTCAGTCAGCGTGCAGATCCAAAAGAACTTTGCCAAGTCCAAGTGGAAG CAAGCCTTCAACGCCACCGTGGCCATCCACCACATGAAGAAACTACAGCTGGCGCACGCCGCGGCCGAGCAGGTCCCCAAGGCCGTTCAGATCCCGGACATCCACCTGGTCAAGGCATCCTCCCCGGTCTTGCAGCGCAAGCGTCTCGATGTGCACGGCGACCTGGAGACCGAAGGAAAAATAGCCTCCCCGAACCGCATGAGGCTACCCGCCAGCCACGTGGACCTCAAGTGCCACTTCTACCCACTGAAGACCAGCCACAGCACACAGCACGCGCCCACCATCGCTGAGACGGGAAAGAACATCTACCACTCAGAGCCAGCCAACCTCAACGG ctgtgGCAAAAACAGAAATGGAAAGATCCTTCAGACCAGCGTTTGCTCCGTCATGTGA